Proteins found in one Methylobacter sp. S3L5C genomic segment:
- a CDS encoding D-glycerate dehydrogenase gives MSKPKVIVTRKWPAEVEAQLTALYDVQLNESDIPMTADELKYALQTADAVLPTVTDAMTADILNVEGKRAKIIGNFGVGYNNIDISAAKAQGLVVTNTPHVLTDCTADIAMLLLLMSARRASEGERLIRNQQWTGWKPTQLLGQKVTGKTLGLIGFGRIAQAMAKKAHHGFGMKILFYAPSQPAQPVIDDLQAVRCDTVEELLSAVNFVSLHCPGGEATRHLINEQRLQLMQPSAHLINTARGDVVDSKALVKALTEGWIAGAGLDVFEGEPNIDPGLLALNNVALLPHLGSATEETRTAMGNRVLANIGAFFAGEEPADRVV, from the coding sequence ATGAGCAAACCTAAAGTCATCGTCACGCGAAAATGGCCTGCTGAAGTCGAAGCACAGTTAACCGCACTTTACGACGTACAGCTGAACGAAAGCGACATCCCCATGACGGCAGACGAGCTTAAATATGCGTTGCAAACAGCGGATGCCGTACTGCCGACGGTTACTGATGCAATGACTGCCGACATACTGAATGTTGAGGGAAAACGCGCCAAAATTATAGGCAATTTTGGTGTCGGTTATAACAATATCGACATCTCTGCTGCCAAAGCACAAGGACTGGTGGTTACCAACACGCCACACGTTTTAACCGACTGTACCGCCGATATTGCCATGTTACTACTGTTAATGTCGGCACGACGCGCCTCTGAAGGTGAGCGCCTGATACGTAATCAACAATGGACAGGCTGGAAACCAACGCAGTTACTCGGACAAAAAGTAACCGGTAAAACCTTGGGCCTGATTGGTTTTGGTCGCATAGCCCAGGCAATGGCTAAAAAAGCGCATCATGGTTTCGGCATGAAAATCCTGTTTTACGCGCCGTCACAACCAGCCCAACCTGTTATTGATGATTTACAGGCAGTCCGTTGCGACACAGTTGAAGAATTATTATCGGCAGTCAATTTTGTCTCATTACACTGCCCCGGCGGCGAGGCAACAAGGCATTTAATTAACGAACAACGTCTACAATTAATGCAACCATCTGCCCATTTGATTAATACGGCGCGTGGCGATGTTGTTGATAGCAAGGCCTTGGTTAAAGCCTTAACAGAAGGCTGGATTGCCGGTGCAGGCTTGGATGTGTTTGAAGGCGAACCGAATATTGATCCCGGTCTTTTGGCTCTAAATAACGTGGCCCTGTTACCGCATTTAGGTAGTGCAACAGAAGAAACACGCACTGCAATGGGTAATCGCGTATTGGCAAATATCGGCGCTTTTTTTGCCGGTGAAGAACCCGCCGACCGGGTTGTTTGA
- a CDS encoding malate dehydrogenase: MKTPVHIAVTGAAGQISYSLLFRLAAGSLLGPNQPIVLHLLEIAPAMNALAGVVMELNDCANPLLHRIEITDDPLVAFKNVDYAFLVGARPRGAGMERKDLLEVNAAIFAPQGKALNAVASREVKVLVTGNPANTNALIALKNAPDLSPENFSAMSRLDHNRGISQLAEKCGVLTTDIKNMTIWGNHSATQYPDLNYAKVKGQDALSLVDKNWFVKEFIPTVQQRGTAVINARGQSSAASAANAAIDQMRDWIKGTEEGDWVSMGVLSDGSYGIAKGLIYSFPVTVTEGKVSIVKDLAINEFSRQRLKLTEIELKEERDAVKHLF, translated from the coding sequence ATGAAAACACCCGTTCATATAGCTGTTACCGGTGCGGCAGGGCAAATTAGTTATTCTTTGCTTTTTCGTTTGGCAGCGGGTTCATTGCTGGGACCTAATCAGCCTATAGTTTTGCATTTACTGGAAATTGCACCGGCAATGAATGCTTTGGCGGGTGTCGTGATGGAGTTAAATGACTGCGCCAATCCTTTACTGCACAGAATTGAAATAACCGATGATCCACTGGTGGCATTCAAGAATGTTGATTACGCTTTTCTGGTAGGTGCGCGTCCAAGAGGGGCAGGGATGGAGCGTAAAGATTTACTGGAAGTTAATGCAGCTATTTTTGCACCGCAAGGGAAGGCCTTAAATGCTGTTGCCAGCAGAGAGGTAAAAGTATTGGTAACAGGTAATCCTGCCAATACCAATGCCTTGATTGCTTTGAAAAACGCGCCGGATTTAAGTCCGGAAAATTTTTCTGCAATGAGTCGGCTTGATCATAATAGGGGGATAAGCCAGCTGGCTGAAAAATGCGGCGTTTTGACTACCGATATAAAAAATATGACTATTTGGGGTAATCATTCAGCCACGCAATATCCTGATTTAAATTATGCCAAGGTAAAGGGGCAGGATGCCTTGTCATTGGTTGATAAAAACTGGTTTGTTAAAGAATTTATTCCTACCGTTCAGCAACGGGGTACAGCCGTTATTAACGCACGAGGTCAATCGAGTGCTGCATCTGCCGCTAATGCTGCTATTGATCAAATGAGAGATTGGATAAAGGGCACTGAAGAAGGTGATTGGGTCAGTATGGGCGTACTTTCGGACGGTAGTTATGGCATAGCTAAAGGTTTGATTTACTCATTTCCGGTAACTGTGACTGAAGGTAAGGTCAGTATTGTAAAGGATCTGGCGATTAATGAATTTAGCAGGCAAAGACTAAAGCTGACAGAAATCGAGTTAAAAGAAGAAAGGGATGCTGTTAAGCATTTGTTTTAA
- a CDS encoding NADP-dependent methylenetetrahydromethanopterin/methylenetetrahydrofolate dehydrogenase: MKKLLFQFDTDTHPSVFDTVVGYDGGADHVIGHGSLMPENVTALVEGAMFTRSPKDKKNTAIFVGGSNMLAGQELFTAVQNCFFPGFQVSVMLDSNGSNTTAAAAVAKLASSGVLAGKNAVVLAGTGPVGQRAAAMLAQEGANVSLTARKMSRAVEACNNMRLRFGVDITPIEAFDNDARARAIENATIILATGAAGVELLTADQWQYNSNIEMIADANATPPLGIGGTDMMDKGNLRHGKIIWGAIGFGALKLALHRACIAKLFTDNKLVLDAENIFALAKEMA; this comes from the coding sequence ATGAAAAAACTGCTATTCCAGTTCGATACAGACACTCATCCATCAGTTTTTGATACGGTAGTTGGCTATGATGGCGGGGCAGATCATGTTATCGGCCATGGCAGTTTGATGCCGGAAAATGTCACGGCTCTGGTAGAGGGTGCCATGTTTACACGCTCTCCTAAAGATAAAAAAAATACCGCTATTTTTGTTGGCGGCAGCAATATGCTTGCCGGCCAGGAATTATTTACTGCCGTACAAAACTGCTTTTTCCCCGGCTTTCAAGTCTCTGTCATGCTGGATAGTAACGGCAGTAATACGACCGCTGCAGCCGCTGTTGCCAAACTGGCATCCAGCGGCGTACTCGCAGGCAAAAATGCCGTAGTATTAGCAGGCACCGGCCCGGTAGGCCAGCGTGCAGCAGCAATGCTGGCCCAAGAAGGTGCCAACGTCTCATTGACTGCCCGTAAAATGAGCCGTGCCGTAGAAGCCTGCAATAATATGAGGCTGCGTTTTGGCGTTGACATCACCCCTATTGAAGCATTTGATAATGATGCCAGAGCCAGAGCAATCGAAAATGCCACCATTATTTTGGCAACCGGAGCCGCAGGTGTTGAGCTACTCACGGCTGACCAATGGCAATATAACAGCAATATTGAAATGATAGCCGATGCCAATGCTACGCCACCTCTGGGCATTGGCGGCACCGACATGATGGATAAAGGCAACCTGCGCCATGGCAAGATAATCTGGGGCGCAATTGGCTTTGGCGCATTAAAGCTGGCGTTACACCGCGCCTGTATTGCCAAATTATTTACAGACAACAAGCTGGTTCTTGATGCCGAAAACATCTTTGCCTTAGCCAAAGAAATGGCTTAA
- a CDS encoding glycerate kinase — MKPLSINHSASPTNLSSRKDAVSIFKAGIAAADPYQAVKNCLFANDVQLEILLGLNDLTQKRTGNWSKVHLIAFGKAACAMAKAAREIIPAQLLAGTGIAVTNYENVTLIDAIEVIGAAHPLPDEAGLIAAQKCAEQISHAEINELVLVLVSGGGSALIPYPVNTISLAEKIATTDLLLASGSTINEINCVRKHLSQLKGGGLAKLAVPADLHAFILSDVLGDDLSAIASGPTVPDPSTFSDAIAVFINKGIWNKVPVRVQQYLEQGNRGNVPETPKPGDNIFKNTNHTLVGSNSISLKATLKTAQKLGYETRLYDAHLCGEARQTAEKWVRYAKNLIDNGIDKPLALLAGGETTVTLKGTGCGGRNQEMVLAFALAAEQYDLTGNWTFLSGGTDGRDGPTDAAGGIADQNSIKRMRYADIDPLAMLDNNDSYTALKSSQDLLITGATGTNVADLQVLLITPNSYTNTHA, encoded by the coding sequence TTGAAACCTTTATCAATAAACCATTCGGCAAGCCCGACAAACTTGTCCTCAAGAAAAGATGCTGTCAGTATTTTTAAGGCAGGCATCGCTGCGGCTGACCCCTATCAAGCCGTTAAAAACTGTTTGTTTGCTAACGATGTACAGCTGGAAATCTTGCTGGGCTTGAATGACCTTACCCAAAAACGTACCGGCAACTGGTCAAAAGTCCATCTTATCGCTTTTGGCAAAGCCGCTTGCGCCATGGCAAAAGCGGCCAGGGAAATTATCCCTGCGCAGTTACTGGCCGGTACCGGCATTGCCGTTACCAATTATGAAAACGTCACCTTAATTGATGCTATCGAAGTAATCGGCGCTGCGCATCCGCTGCCTGATGAAGCCGGCCTTATTGCTGCCCAAAAATGTGCTGAACAAATCAGTCACGCAGAAATAAACGAACTCGTTTTGGTCTTGGTCAGTGGTGGCGGCTCAGCTTTAATTCCCTATCCTGTCAACACAATTTCGCTGGCAGAAAAGATTGCCACCACCGATTTACTACTTGCCAGTGGCTCGACCATTAACGAAATTAATTGTGTACGTAAACACTTATCACAATTAAAAGGCGGTGGACTGGCCAAACTGGCTGTACCTGCCGACTTACACGCATTTATTTTATCGGATGTCTTGGGTGACGACTTAAGTGCCATTGCCAGCGGACCAACGGTCCCTGACCCCAGCACGTTTAGCGATGCCATTGCCGTTTTTATAAACAAAGGTATTTGGAACAAAGTTCCTGTTCGCGTTCAACAGTATCTGGAACAAGGCAATCGGGGTAACGTACCGGAAACACCAAAACCTGGCGATAATATTTTTAAAAATACCAACCATACCTTGGTAGGCAGTAATTCAATCAGCCTCAAGGCAACGCTTAAAACTGCGCAAAAGTTAGGTTACGAAACCCGACTATACGATGCGCATCTTTGTGGCGAAGCAAGACAAACGGCTGAAAAATGGGTACGTTACGCAAAAAATTTAATCGACAACGGCATCGATAAACCGCTTGCCTTGTTGGCAGGTGGCGAAACTACTGTTACATTAAAAGGCACTGGATGCGGTGGCCGTAATCAGGAAATGGTACTGGCTTTTGCACTTGCGGCAGAGCAATACGACTTAACAGGCAACTGGACATTTCTTAGCGGCGGCACCGATGGTCGTGATGGCCCGACAGATGCGGCCGGCGGCATCGCTGACCAAAACTCCATAAAGCGCATGCGCTACGCAGACATAGATCCACTTGCCATGCTGGACAATAATGATTCATATACTGCATTAAAAAGCTCACAGGATTTATTGATTACCGGCGCAACCGGAACCAACGTAGCTGACTTGCAAGTATTACTTATCACCCCTAATTCTTATACAAACACCCACGCTTAA
- the glyA gene encoding serine hydroxymethyltransferase, translated as MFKKSMSIAGFDDDLFNAMEEERNRQEDHIELIASENYASPRVMEAQGSQLTNKYAEGYPGKRYYGGCEFVDKVEQLAIDRAKALFGADYANVQAHSGSQANMAVFMALIQPGDTIMGLSLADGGHLTHGAKPNFSGKIYNAIQYGLNPETGEINYEQVEALALEHKPKMIIAGFSAYSRIWDWQRFRDIADKVGAYFVVDMAHIAGLVAAGLYPNPVPFADVVTSTTHKSLRGPRGGLILCKSNPEIEKKIDSNIFPGIQGGPAMHIIAAKAVAFKEAMQPEFRIYQQQVIKNAQAMAGVFIKRGFDVVSGGTDNHLMLVSLIPKGITGKAADAALGKAHITVNKNAVPNDPQSPFVTSGIRVGTPAPTTRGFKESEMIEIANMMCDVMENIDDENVSAAVREKVSNLCARFPVYS; from the coding sequence ATGTTTAAAAAATCTATGTCCATAGCCGGTTTTGATGATGATCTGTTCAATGCGATGGAAGAAGAACGTAACCGTCAGGAAGATCACATAGAGTTGATCGCCTCGGAAAATTACGCCAGCCCACGAGTGATGGAAGCACAAGGCTCACAGTTAACCAATAAATATGCTGAAGGCTATCCCGGCAAACGTTATTATGGTGGCTGTGAATTTGTTGATAAAGTCGAGCAACTCGCTATCGACCGCGCCAAAGCCTTATTTGGTGCAGATTATGCCAACGTACAGGCACACTCAGGCTCTCAGGCCAACATGGCCGTATTTATGGCATTGATTCAACCGGGCGACACGATCATGGGCTTAAGTCTAGCTGACGGTGGTCACCTGACACACGGTGCCAAACCTAATTTCTCCGGCAAAATTTATAATGCCATTCAATACGGATTGAACCCTGAAACCGGTGAAATCAACTATGAACAAGTTGAAGCTTTGGCACTGGAACACAAACCAAAAATGATTATTGCGGGCTTTTCCGCTTACTCACGCATTTGGGATTGGCAACGCTTCCGTGACATTGCCGATAAAGTGGGCGCTTATTTTGTCGTTGATATGGCGCACATCGCCGGTTTGGTTGCTGCGGGTTTATATCCTAATCCGGTGCCTTTTGCCGATGTTGTTACCAGTACGACGCACAAATCCTTACGCGGCCCTCGTGGCGGCCTTATCTTATGCAAGAGCAATCCTGAAATCGAGAAAAAAATCGATTCCAATATTTTCCCGGGCATACAAGGTGGACCGGCCATGCACATTATTGCTGCGAAAGCGGTTGCCTTTAAAGAAGCCATGCAACCCGAATTTCGCATTTATCAGCAACAAGTGATTAAAAACGCTCAGGCAATGGCCGGCGTTTTTATCAAGCGTGGGTTTGATGTCGTTTCAGGCGGCACCGATAATCATTTGATGCTGGTTTCTCTTATTCCCAAAGGCATCACCGGAAAAGCCGCAGATGCAGCACTCGGCAAAGCGCATATCACCGTCAATAAAAATGCCGTACCTAACGACCCACAATCGCCTTTTGTCACCAGTGGTATTCGTGTCGGTACACCAGCCCCAACCACACGCGGCTTTAAAGAATCCGAAATGATCGAAATTGCCAACATGATGTGTGACGTCATGGAAAACATCGATGACGAAAACGTCAGTGCCGCAGTACGGGAAAAAGTCAGTAATCTTTGCGCAAGGTTTCCGGTTTATAGTTGA
- a CDS encoding HEPN domain-containing protein → MNKSDLEKLVEIRLLEAETLLKSGNFQGAYYLVGYSLECALKACIAKQVNQYDFPNKQLANQSHTHNLTELLGVAGLKQKLSEKEKEDTDFGINWAVAKDWSESSRYECNIEETRARDLINAVTEINSGILAWLKTYW, encoded by the coding sequence ATGAATAAATCGGATTTAGAAAAGCTAGTTGAGATCAGACTATTAGAGGCTGAAACTCTACTAAAGTCTGGAAACTTTCAGGGAGCATATTATTTGGTAGGCTATTCACTTGAATGCGCTCTGAAAGCTTGCATTGCAAAGCAGGTAAACCAATATGATTTCCCGAATAAACAATTAGCTAATCAAAGTCATACCCACAATTTAACAGAGCTGCTTGGAGTTGCAGGGCTTAAACAGAAATTATCTGAAAAGGAAAAAGAAGATACTGATTTTGGTATAAACTGGGCCGTAGCAAAAGACTGGTCGGAATCATCAAGATATGAATGCAATATCGAAGAAACAAGAGCACGTGATCTTATCAATGCAGTAACAGAAATAAATTCAGGAATATTGGCATGGCTAAAGACGTATTGGTAA
- a CDS encoding formate--tetrahydrofolate ligase: MSDIEIAQQAKMQPIIGLAKEQYGIEAEHLDPFGHYKAKISLEYINSLTDKKDGKLILVTAISPTPAGEGKTTTTVGLGDAMNRLDKKTIICLREPSLGPCFGVKGGAAGGGYSQVVPMEDINLHFTGDFHAVGVAHNLLSALIDNHINHGNVLDIDPRRIQWKRVVDMNDRALRHIVVGMGGPANGYLREDGYDIVVASEVMAILCLATDRADLKERLGRIVIGYKSDRVTPVYARDLNAQGAMAALLKDAIKPNLVQTLENNIAIIHGGPFANIAHGCNTVTATKTALKLADYVVTEAGFGADLGAEKFIDIKCRMSGLKPSAVVLVATIRALKFHGNVAKEDLNTENLAAIEQGFVNLERHYHNITQHYGLPCVVCINHFTFDTDAEIALLQQKCADLGATCIVSKHWATGSAGAETLAQAVIDIVDNREPGFTYVYDENLDLWEKIETIATKLYGATGVTANAKVKTQLAEWNNDYGKFPICMAKTQMSFSTNPNAKGAPTEHTLEIREVKLANGAGFIVAIAGDIMTMPGLPKVPAAERIDIDDDGRITGLF; encoded by the coding sequence ATGTCCGATATAGAAATAGCGCAACAAGCCAAAATGCAACCCATCATCGGTTTGGCAAAAGAACAGTATGGCATAGAAGCCGAACACCTTGACCCCTTCGGTCATTACAAAGCTAAAATATCGCTGGAATATATCAATAGCCTGACCGACAAAAAAGACGGTAAACTGATTCTGGTGACAGCCATTAGTCCGACTCCTGCGGGAGAAGGCAAAACTACGACCACAGTTGGCTTGGGCGATGCCATGAACCGGCTGGATAAAAAAACCATCATCTGTCTGCGCGAACCTTCTTTAGGTCCCTGCTTTGGTGTAAAAGGCGGCGCTGCCGGCGGCGGTTACTCTCAAGTTGTACCCATGGAAGACATCAACCTGCATTTTACCGGAGACTTTCATGCCGTCGGCGTAGCACACAATCTGCTGTCTGCATTGATAGATAATCACATCAATCACGGTAACGTTCTGGATATAGACCCCCGACGCATCCAGTGGAAGCGGGTTGTTGACATGAATGACCGCGCCTTGCGTCACATCGTTGTTGGTATGGGTGGCCCTGCAAACGGTTACTTGCGTGAAGACGGTTACGATATCGTCGTCGCTTCTGAAGTTATGGCAATTCTTTGCCTGGCAACTGATCGTGCCGACCTTAAGGAACGCTTGGGTCGCATCGTCATCGGTTACAAATCAGACAGAGTAACACCCGTTTATGCACGCGATTTAAATGCCCAAGGTGCCATGGCCGCTTTATTAAAAGATGCTATCAAACCCAATCTGGTACAAACACTTGAAAACAATATCGCTATTATTCATGGCGGGCCGTTTGCCAATATTGCGCACGGTTGCAACACGGTAACAGCAACCAAAACCGCGTTAAAACTGGCGGATTATGTCGTCACTGAAGCCGGTTTTGGAGCTGATTTGGGCGCTGAAAAATTTATTGATATTAAATGTCGTATGTCAGGATTAAAGCCCTCGGCAGTGGTTTTGGTTGCGACTATCAGGGCACTTAAATTTCATGGCAACGTGGCTAAAGAAGACTTAAACACCGAAAATCTGGCGGCAATCGAACAAGGTTTTGTTAATCTTGAACGTCATTACCATAACATTACCCAACATTACGGCTTGCCTTGTGTGGTCTGCATTAACCACTTCACTTTTGATACCGATGCTGAAATTGCTTTACTGCAACAAAAATGTGCCGACTTGGGCGCTACCTGCATTGTTTCAAAACATTGGGCAACCGGTAGTGCAGGTGCAGAAACATTGGCACAAGCGGTTATTGATATTGTTGACAACCGAGAACCTGGATTTACTTACGTCTATGATGAAAATCTCGACTTATGGGAAAAAATTGAAACCATTGCTACCAAGCTATACGGTGCAACTGGCGTTACGGCCAATGCCAAAGTAAAAACCCAACTTGCCGAATGGAATAATGATTACGGAAAGTTTCCGATCTGCATGGCAAAAACGCAAATGTCATTTTCAACCAATCCCAATGCCAAAGGTGCTCCCACGGAACATACCCTAGAAATCAGGGAAGTTAAACTAGCTAACGGTGCCGGCTTTATTGTGGCCATTGCTGGCGACATAATGACCATGCCCGGCTTACCCAAAGTACCTGCCGCAGAAAGAATTGATATCGATGATGATGGCAGGATAACCGGCTTGTTTTAG
- a CDS encoding ABC transporter ATP-binding protein, translated as MTTPLLSVENLSVTFNHHQTVVDDISFVIYPGETFALVGESGSGKSITALSVLRLMPNNAKIKAHAINLQGDNLIKRAEFELCKIRGRRIGLIFQDPMSSLNPVMTIGSQIEEVLNIHFSLPKKAVKQLVLQLLQQVEIPEPEQRLKDYPHQLSGGQRQRVMIAIALAGQPDLLIADEPTTSLDVTIQAQILALLKTIQQQTGMALWLISHDLALISTMADRVAVMQQGKIVETGLTKILFNQPQHPYTRKLLKALPSMQSCLTNTPKEKPPLLQVNNFYCYYPIRKGLFKRIVDHVRAVDGVSFNIQQGKTLALVGESGCGKTTLGKSLLNLILDGSGEVILNGINLNKLTGETLRQQRANIQIVFQDPFSSMNPRMLVGDIIAEGLRALHPEISAAERKASVAQLLQQVDLPTDSALRYPHEFSGGQRQRICIARALAVNPKLIICDEPTSALDVSVQAQIIQLLKTLQEEKGLSYLFITHDLAVVAEIADEIAVMYQGKIVEYGTVQQVLTQPEHAYTKKLLAAVPILTIE; from the coding sequence ATGACTACTCCACTACTCTCTGTTGAAAACCTTAGTGTTACTTTCAATCATCATCAGACAGTTGTTGATGACATCAGCTTTGTTATCTACCCAGGCGAAACTTTTGCCTTGGTCGGCGAATCAGGCTCCGGCAAATCCATCACGGCCTTGTCCGTGCTGAGATTAATGCCCAACAATGCCAAGATCAAAGCCCATGCTATCAACTTGCAAGGCGATAACTTGATAAAACGGGCAGAATTTGAGCTCTGTAAAATTCGTGGCAGACGTATCGGTTTGATTTTTCAAGACCCCATGTCCTCACTAAATCCGGTGATGACTATTGGCAGTCAAATCGAAGAAGTGTTAAACATCCATTTCTCTTTGCCCAAAAAAGCCGTTAAACAACTGGTACTACAATTATTGCAGCAGGTTGAAATACCCGAACCCGAACAGCGACTTAAAGACTATCCGCATCAACTTTCGGGCGGCCAAAGACAACGGGTGATGATTGCCATCGCCTTGGCGGGGCAACCGGATTTATTAATTGCCGATGAACCCACGACCTCTCTGGATGTGACCATTCAGGCGCAAATATTGGCGTTGCTAAAAACCATACAGCAACAAACCGGCATGGCCTTGTGGTTAATTAGCCATGATTTGGCTTTGATATCAACCATGGCAGACCGCGTTGCCGTGATGCAGCAAGGTAAAATTGTCGAAACCGGATTAACCAAAATCCTTTTCAATCAACCCCAACATCCCTATACCCGCAAACTACTCAAAGCTTTGCCCTCCATGCAAAGCTGTTTAACTAATACACCTAAGGAAAAACCGCCCTTATTACAGGTTAACAACTTTTATTGTTACTACCCGATCAGGAAAGGTCTTTTTAAACGCATAGTTGATCATGTACGTGCAGTCGATGGCGTGAGCTTTAATATCCAGCAAGGTAAAACACTGGCTTTGGTCGGTGAATCAGGTTGCGGTAAAACCACGCTGGGCAAAAGCTTGTTAAATCTGATCCTTGACGGCAGTGGCGAGGTTATTCTCAATGGCATTAATCTTAATAAACTGACCGGCGAAACATTAAGACAGCAACGCGCCAATATCCAGATCGTTTTTCAGGATCCATTTTCTTCAATGAACCCGAGAATGCTGGTTGGCGATATTATCGCCGAAGGCCTCCGGGCATTACATCCTGAAATTAGCGCTGCCGAACGCAAAGCCAGCGTCGCACAATTATTGCAACAAGTTGATTTACCGACTGATTCCGCTTTACGTTATCCGCATGAATTTTCTGGTGGTCAGCGACAACGAATATGCATAGCCCGTGCTCTGGCAGTGAATCCCAAGCTGATCATCTGCGATGAACCGACCAGCGCACTGGATGTGTCCGTGCAAGCGCAAATCATTCAATTACTCAAGACCTTGCAAGAAGAAAAAGGCTTAAGTTATTTATTTATCACCCATGATCTTGCCGTGGTTGCAGAAATAGCCGATGAAATTGCCGTTATGTATCAAGGAAAAATTGTTGAATACGGCACTGTACAGCAAGTACTCACACAGCCTGAACATGCCTATACCAAAAAGCTGTTGGCCGCTGTGCCGATTTTGACTATCGAGTAA
- a CDS encoding phosphoribosylanthranilate isomerase produces MRTRVKICGFTRVEDAVYAAYLGVDAIGLVFYPPSPRHVEIEQAIKIVNALPAFTSVVALFVDEQEARIREVLAQVPIDCLQFHGDEPAKACRIYGKRYIKALRMKDGIDISALAEHYHDAAGLLLDAFHADAKGGTGNQFDWALIPAQCSLPIILAGGLNETNAKQAVQTVKPYALDISSGVEVKKGVKDSLKMAAFINQANEGNQVTA; encoded by the coding sequence ATGCGAACTCGCGTTAAAATTTGCGGCTTTACCCGTGTTGAAGATGCTGTTTATGCCGCTTACTTGGGTGTCGATGCGATTGGTTTGGTATTTTATCCTCCCAGTCCACGTCATGTTGAAATCGAACAGGCGATTAAAATTGTTAATGCCCTGCCCGCTTTTACCTCGGTGGTGGCTCTATTCGTCGACGAACAGGAAGCACGAATACGTGAAGTGTTGGCGCAAGTACCGATTGACTGCCTTCAATTTCATGGCGATGAGCCCGCCAAAGCTTGCAGAATTTATGGCAAGCGGTACATTAAGGCATTAAGAATGAAGGATGGCATCGATATTTCTGCTTTGGCAGAACACTACCATGATGCAGCAGGCTTGTTACTGGATGCTTTTCATGCCGATGCCAAAGGCGGAACCGGCAATCAATTTGATTGGGCCTTGATTCCAGCGCAATGTAGTTTGCCAATCATACTGGCTGGTGGTTTGAATGAAACCAATGCCAAACAGGCAGTGCAAACAGTAAAACCTTATGCGCTTGATATCAGTAGCGGCGTAGAAGTAAAAAAAGGTGTTAAAGACTCGCTTAAAATGGCGGCATTTATAAATCAAGCTAATGAAGGTAACCAAGTAACAGCATGA